In Asanoa sp. WMMD1127, one genomic interval encodes:
- a CDS encoding permease-like cell division protein FtsX: MDENLRQLFDRAVADEPEPPAGEFAAHVVGLGRRQRRRRAALVGAAGIAVVAAAGLANLPADAPPETVPARFVGQLNPVCESPTRKAPTDISIFLRLDITDDERAALDRTLREDAAVVVVRYESRDQAYATFKAMFSDNPALVAAVKVEQMPESFRLKVHGPVKGVEGAPGVEQVIGSRCPAGVSVGTAG, from the coding sequence GTGGACGAGAACCTGCGGCAGCTGTTCGACCGCGCGGTGGCCGACGAGCCTGAGCCGCCGGCCGGCGAGTTCGCCGCGCACGTCGTGGGCCTCGGGCGACGCCAGCGCCGGCGCCGGGCCGCGCTGGTCGGCGCCGCCGGGATCGCCGTCGTCGCGGCGGCCGGCCTGGCCAACCTGCCGGCCGACGCGCCGCCGGAGACCGTACCGGCGCGGTTCGTGGGTCAGCTCAATCCGGTCTGCGAGTCGCCGACCCGCAAGGCGCCGACCGACATCTCCATCTTCCTCCGGCTCGACATCACCGACGACGAGCGCGCGGCGCTGGACCGGACGCTCCGCGAGGACGCGGCGGTGGTCGTGGTGCGTTACGAGAGCCGCGATCAGGCGTACGCCACGTTCAAGGCGATGTTCAGCGACAACCCGGCCCTCGTCGCGGCCGTCAAGGTGGAGCAGATGCCGGAGTCGTTCCGGCTCAAAGTGCACGGTCCGGTGAAGGGCGTCGAGGGCGCGCCCGGCGTGGAGCAGGTGATCGGGAGTCGGTGCCCGGCCGGCGTCTCCGTCGGGACGGCCGGATGA
- a CDS encoding SigE family RNA polymerase sigma factor encodes MIGGWGAARRRDAEFTAFVEAAAPRLRRTAYLMCRDWHLAQDLTQTTFVKMYVVWGRIRRHANLDAYSRRVLLNAVFDQRSRRGATEVVLAALPEAPTPPGDVETHVALLRALATLPVRDQAIVVLRHWEDLSVETVAEILDVSVSVVKTQNGRALARLRAVLGEDFVRS; translated from the coding sequence ATGATCGGCGGCTGGGGCGCGGCGCGGCGGCGGGACGCGGAGTTCACCGCGTTCGTGGAGGCCGCCGCGCCACGGTTGCGCCGCACCGCGTACCTCATGTGTCGCGACTGGCATCTCGCCCAGGACCTGACCCAGACCACGTTCGTCAAGATGTACGTGGTGTGGGGCCGGATCCGGCGGCACGCCAACCTCGACGCCTACAGCCGGCGGGTCCTGCTGAACGCCGTCTTCGACCAGCGGAGCCGGCGCGGCGCGACCGAGGTGGTGCTGGCCGCGCTGCCAGAAGCGCCGACGCCGCCCGGAGACGTCGAGACGCACGTCGCGCTGCTGCGGGCGCTGGCCACGCTGCCCGTCCGCGACCAGGCCATCGTGGTGCTGCGGCACTGGGAGGACCTGAGCGTCGAGACGGTGGCCGAGATCCTCGACGTCTCGGTGTCGGTGGTGAAGACCCAGAACGGCCGGGCGCTGGCCCGACTGCGGGCGGTGCTGGGCGAGGACTTCGTGCGGAGCTAG
- a CDS encoding YciI family protein translates to MAKYMLIMRGTDETTAAMMQTPFDEMLASMGRINQEMIRAGVLLAAEGLDDPAQGVVVDLSNETPVVTDGPYGETKELFGGFWMLDVASRDEAVEWAKRLPTLPGAKCEIRRVPTIDEFPQDNEWIIKERAWRERTGQL, encoded by the coding sequence ATGGCGAAGTACATGCTCATCATGCGGGGCACCGACGAGACCACCGCGGCGATGATGCAGACCCCGTTCGACGAGATGCTCGCCTCGATGGGCCGGATCAACCAGGAGATGATCCGCGCGGGCGTGCTCCTGGCGGCCGAAGGGCTCGACGACCCGGCCCAGGGCGTGGTGGTCGACCTGAGCAACGAGACCCCGGTGGTGACCGACGGGCCCTACGGGGAGACCAAGGAGCTGTTCGGCGGCTTCTGGATGCTCGACGTCGCGTCGCGGGACGAGGCGGTCGAGTGGGCCAAGCGGCTGCCGACGCTGCCCGGCGCCAAGTGCGAGATCCGCCGGGTGCCGACGATCGACGAGTTCCCGCAGGACAACGAGTGGATCATCAAGGAGCGGGCGTGGCGCGAGCGGACCGGCCAGCTCTGA
- a CDS encoding sigma-70 family RNA polymerase sigma factor, protein MAAATDGPPDAESARRAVEAVWRIESARIISALARYTGDFELAEDVAQEAVAEALTSWAREGTPDSPVGWLLATARRRAIDSFRRRSALDERYATLAAAPPAEGPDDLLWDPDRVDDDVLALMFIACHPVLSPEARVALTLRTVGGLSTEEIARAFLVPVPTIQARITRAKKTIAAADVRFELPPAAERRDRLGGVLSVLYVIFTEGSTATAGDRLVRTDLAYEAIRLARMLAALLPEEPDVFGLLALCELTASRFPARTDAAGEAVLLEDQDRRLWDRSAIRRGRAALDRASALGRGLGPYGLQAAIAACHAVAPSVAETDWDRIVLLYEALGRVAPSPIVELNRAVAVAMAVGPAEALSLVDELVIGGRLSGSHLLPTVRGELLTRLGRRGEAKAELELAARLCGNTRERAVLLRKAAALA, encoded by the coding sequence ATGGCCGCGGCCACCGACGGCCCGCCCGACGCCGAGTCGGCGCGGCGGGCCGTCGAGGCGGTCTGGCGGATCGAGTCGGCGCGGATCATCTCGGCGCTGGCCCGCTACACCGGAGACTTCGAGCTCGCCGAGGACGTCGCCCAGGAAGCGGTGGCGGAGGCGCTGACCAGCTGGGCCCGCGAGGGCACGCCGGACTCGCCGGTGGGGTGGCTGCTGGCCACCGCGCGGCGGCGGGCGATCGACAGCTTCCGGCGGCGGTCGGCGCTGGACGAGCGCTATGCCACGCTGGCCGCGGCGCCGCCGGCGGAGGGACCGGACGACCTGCTGTGGGACCCGGACCGGGTCGACGACGACGTCCTGGCGCTGATGTTCATCGCCTGTCACCCGGTGCTGTCGCCCGAGGCGCGGGTGGCGCTCACCCTGCGCACGGTGGGCGGTCTGTCCACTGAGGAGATAGCGCGCGCGTTCCTCGTTCCCGTGCCGACGATCCAGGCCCGGATCACCCGGGCCAAGAAGACGATCGCCGCGGCCGACGTCCGATTCGAGCTGCCGCCGGCCGCCGAGCGCCGCGACCGTCTCGGCGGCGTGCTGAGCGTGCTCTACGTGATCTTCACCGAGGGCTCGACGGCCACCGCCGGCGATCGCCTGGTGCGTACCGACCTGGCCTACGAGGCGATCCGGCTCGCCCGCATGCTGGCCGCCCTGCTGCCCGAGGAGCCGGACGTGTTCGGCCTGCTCGCGCTCTGCGAGCTGACCGCGTCGCGGTTCCCGGCGCGCACCGACGCCGCGGGTGAGGCGGTGCTGCTGGAGGACCAGGACCGGCGGTTGTGGGACCGGTCGGCGATCCGGCGCGGGCGGGCGGCGCTGGACCGGGCGTCCGCGCTGGGCCGGGGTCTGGGCCCCTACGGGTTGCAGGCCGCCATCGCCGCCTGCCACGCCGTGGCCCCGTCGGTCGCGGAGACGGACTGGGACCGGATCGTGCTCCTCTACGAGGCGCTCGGCCGCGTCGCGCCGTCGCCGATCGTGGAGCTCAACCGCGCGGTCGCGGTGGCCATGGCCGTCGGACCGGCCGAGGCGCTGTCCCTTGTGGACGAGCTGGTCATCGGCGGGCGGCTGTCGGGGTCACACCTGCTGCCGACGGTGCGCGGCGAGCTGCTGACCCGGCTGGGCCGGCGCGGGGAGGCCAAGGCCGAGCTGGAGCTGGCCGCGCGCCTGTGCGGCAACACCCGCGAACGCGCGGTGCTGCTCCGCAAGGCCGCCGCCCTGGCCTGA
- a CDS encoding ATP-binding cassette domain-containing protein produces the protein MTKVLHLEAINRSFGDRQVLRDVTFDVTAGRMTGFVGANGAGKTTSMRIILGVLAPDSGEVTWQGSRLTREDRRRFGYMPEERGLYPKMTVRDQLVYLGRLHGLSLQQVNRNVDELLEWLSLGERANDPVENLSLGNQQRAQIAAALVHDPDVLVLDEPFSGLDPMAVDTVVTVLRERTHRGVPVLFSSHQLDVVERLCDDLVIIADGAIRAAGSRDSLRDAYTQRRFLLVVAGDAGWVRDLPGVTLIDLDGPRAVFDLADDADDQVVLRAALERGPVRSFGPVTPTLAEIFREVAR, from the coding sequence ATGACCAAGGTGCTTCATCTCGAAGCGATCAACCGGAGCTTCGGCGACCGCCAGGTGCTCCGCGACGTCACGTTCGACGTCACCGCCGGCCGGATGACCGGGTTCGTCGGTGCCAACGGCGCCGGCAAGACGACCAGCATGCGGATCATCCTGGGCGTGCTCGCCCCGGACTCGGGCGAAGTGACCTGGCAGGGCTCGCGGCTCACCCGGGAGGACCGGCGCCGGTTCGGCTACATGCCGGAGGAGCGGGGCCTCTACCCGAAGATGACCGTACGCGACCAGCTCGTCTACCTCGGCCGCCTGCACGGCCTGTCGCTGCAGCAGGTCAACCGCAACGTCGACGAGCTGCTCGAGTGGCTGAGCCTCGGCGAGCGGGCCAACGACCCGGTCGAGAACCTCTCGCTCGGCAACCAGCAGCGGGCCCAGATCGCCGCGGCGCTGGTGCACGACCCGGACGTGCTGGTGCTCGACGAGCCGTTCTCCGGCCTCGACCCGATGGCCGTGGACACGGTCGTCACGGTGCTGCGCGAGCGTACCCACCGCGGTGTGCCCGTGCTCTTCTCCAGCCACCAGCTCGACGTCGTCGAACGCCTCTGCGACGACCTGGTGATCATCGCTGACGGCGCGATCCGGGCGGCGGGGAGCCGGGACAGCTTGCGCGACGCGTACACCCAGCGCCGTTTCCTCCTGGTCGTGGCCGGCGACGCCGGCTGGGTGCGCGACCTGCCGGGCGTCACGCTGATCGACCTCGACGGACCGCGCGCCGTCTTCGACCTGGCCGACGACGCCGACGACCAGGTGGTGCTGCGCGCGGCGCTGGAACGCGGCCCGGTCCGCTCGTTCGGCCCCGTCACCCCCACACTCGCCGAGATCTTCCGGGAGGTCGCCCGATGA
- a CDS encoding ABC transporter permease — protein MNTSSAIRLVAARELKVKIKDKTFLISTIFFLLFAVGSAVVPALLAGGASSVAVADSAAATTLRDKGLEVTQVGDDAAAEQAVRAGDVDAAVVTGGGDPKVLAMDEAPNDVVEALSAEPQVQLLNPDAVDPILAYLVPFGFAIVFFFTSLTFGLQIAQSVVEEKQTRIVEILVASVPTRALLAGKVIAGGLLALAQIALIAAVTVAGIQLTDNGALLSLIGPSIGWFIPFFVVGFVMLAALWAAAGALVNRLEDLNGVSMPLQLVVMLPFFAVIFLSDNKPVMTLLSYIPFSAPTAMPLRFFFGDAAGWEPVVSLAVMVVAAAALIAVGARVYEGSLLRTNGKSSFGAAFRDRESKRLAELNN, from the coding sequence ATGAACACGTCGTCCGCCATCCGGCTGGTCGCGGCCCGCGAGCTGAAGGTCAAGATCAAGGACAAGACCTTCCTCATCAGTACGATCTTCTTCCTGCTGTTCGCCGTCGGCAGCGCGGTGGTGCCGGCCCTGCTGGCCGGCGGGGCGTCGAGCGTCGCGGTCGCCGACTCGGCCGCCGCGACCACCCTGCGTGACAAGGGTCTGGAGGTGACGCAGGTCGGTGACGACGCCGCCGCCGAGCAGGCGGTCCGCGCCGGTGACGTGGACGCCGCGGTGGTGACGGGGGGCGGCGACCCGAAGGTGCTGGCGATGGACGAGGCGCCGAACGACGTGGTCGAGGCGCTCAGCGCCGAGCCGCAGGTGCAGCTGCTCAACCCGGACGCGGTCGACCCGATCCTGGCGTACCTCGTGCCGTTCGGCTTCGCCATCGTCTTCTTCTTCACGTCGCTGACCTTCGGCCTGCAGATCGCGCAGAGCGTCGTCGAGGAGAAGCAGACCCGGATCGTGGAGATCCTGGTGGCCAGCGTGCCGACCCGGGCGTTGCTGGCCGGCAAGGTGATCGCCGGCGGCCTGCTCGCGCTGGCCCAGATCGCGCTGATCGCGGCGGTCACGGTCGCCGGCATCCAGCTGACCGACAACGGCGCGCTGCTGTCGCTGATCGGCCCGTCGATCGGCTGGTTCATCCCGTTCTTCGTGGTCGGGTTCGTGATGCTAGCGGCGCTCTGGGCGGCGGCTGGCGCCCTGGTCAACCGCCTCGAGGACCTCAACGGCGTCTCGATGCCGCTGCAGCTCGTGGTCATGCTGCCGTTCTTCGCGGTAATCTTCCTGAGCGACAACAAGCCGGTGATGACGCTGCTGTCCTACATCCCGTTCTCGGCGCCCACGGCGATGCCGCTGCGGTTCTTCTTCGGTGACGCGGCGGGCTGGGAGCCGGTGGTATCGCTGGCCGTGATGGTGGTCGCGGCGGCGGCGCTGATCGCGGTCGGGGCGCGGGTCTACGAGGGCTCGCTGTTGCGTACCAACGGAAAGAGCTCGTTCGGGGCCGCCTTCCGCGACCGGGAGAGCAAGCGGCTGGCGGAGCTCAACAACTGA
- a CDS encoding type II toxin-antitoxin system prevent-host-death family antitoxin encodes MAAARPVVGLVEVQVRAVTVAQLRRNLSAEVDRVIATAEEVVVTRSGGEAVVIVPLAEWASLKETEYLLRNPGNAAALRRSMRELTASDRRPTV; translated from the coding sequence ATGGCCGCCGCGCGGCCCGTCGTTGGCCTAGTGGAGGTCCAGGTGCGCGCCGTCACCGTCGCTCAGCTTCGGCGCAACCTCTCCGCCGAGGTGGATCGGGTGATCGCGACCGCAGAGGAAGTGGTCGTCACCCGCTCGGGCGGTGAGGCGGTCGTGATCGTGCCGCTCGCGGAGTGGGCATCGCTCAAGGAGACGGAATATCTACTCCGGAATCCTGGCAACGCTGCCGCCTTACGTCGCTCGATGAGGGAGTTGACCGCTTCGGATAGACGACCGACCGTCTAG
- a CDS encoding response regulator transcription factor: MTDIKVLLADDHHLVRTGFRVILETEDDFEVVGEASDGEQAVRMTAALNPDVVLMDVEMPGLDGLAATRRITATPDGPAVLILTTFDRDDYLFAALEAGASGFLLKNGTPEALIDAVRVLARGDALLAPEITRRVIATFARPGGTPRTSGDQLAELTAREHEVLVALASGATNAEIAASMHLGEATVKTHVSRVLTKLGLRDRTQAVVFAYEHGVVTPGG, translated from the coding sequence GTGACCGACATCAAGGTGCTCCTCGCCGACGACCACCACCTGGTCCGCACGGGCTTCCGGGTCATCCTCGAAACCGAAGACGACTTCGAGGTGGTCGGCGAGGCCTCCGACGGCGAGCAGGCGGTCCGGATGACGGCGGCGCTCAACCCCGACGTGGTGCTGATGGACGTCGAGATGCCGGGCCTCGACGGCCTGGCCGCCACCCGCCGCATCACCGCGACCCCCGACGGCCCCGCGGTCCTGATTCTCACCACCTTCGACCGAGACGACTACCTGTTCGCGGCGCTCGAGGCGGGAGCGAGCGGCTTCCTGCTCAAGAACGGGACACCCGAAGCACTGATCGACGCGGTCCGCGTGCTGGCCCGCGGCGACGCGCTGCTGGCCCCCGAGATCACCCGGCGGGTGATCGCGACCTTCGCGCGCCCGGGCGGCACACCCCGCACGAGCGGCGACCAACTGGCGGAGCTGACGGCGCGCGAGCATGAGGTGCTGGTCGCCCTGGCCAGCGGCGCGACCAACGCGGAAATCGCCGCGTCGATGCACCTGGGCGAGGCCACGGTCAAGACCCACGTGAGCCGGGTTCTGACAAAGCTCGGCCTACGCGACCGCACACAAGCAGTCGTCTTCGCCTACGAACACGGCGTGGTCACCCCGGGCGGCTGA
- a CDS encoding sensor histidine kinase, whose product MVTADLDQWRRPGPTPEQRRVDVLVGVAVTALTLLNMTLATSAGALIFPHVPALPEQVFWTVLIALPLCWRRRWPEAVAIIVSAAFIGGQIRAAPEQQLTTGVLFAAIYSLGAWGRNRRLAKWIRVGIIGAMFLFIFINLTIFLAQGSEPEFERASGFLPPLLAVIVNSLLVNVLLFGFAYFFGETAWTAARREHQLELQAEQLRASQAETRELAVADERLRIARELHDVVAHHVSVMGVQASAGRRVLEKDPVKARAALESVEVSARTAVDELRRMLSLLRQSGDAVDAAGGGVDRLDDLLSNAREAGLETKLGVYGEPVELPESLSQAIYRIVQEALTNTIKHASAATVDVRIRYLANEVEIDVTDDGRSAVAGPRTGGMGLIGMRERATAHDGILETGPVGDGPGRRGFRVRARFPLTRATAPATEVTA is encoded by the coding sequence TTGGTGACCGCCGACCTCGACCAGTGGCGCCGCCCCGGCCCGACGCCGGAGCAGCGCCGCGTCGACGTGCTCGTCGGCGTGGCGGTCACGGCGCTGACGCTGCTCAACATGACCCTGGCCACCTCGGCCGGCGCGCTGATCTTCCCGCATGTCCCGGCCCTGCCCGAGCAGGTCTTCTGGACCGTGCTGATCGCGCTGCCGCTGTGCTGGCGGCGCCGGTGGCCAGAGGCGGTGGCGATCATCGTGTCGGCGGCGTTCATCGGCGGCCAGATCCGCGCGGCGCCCGAGCAGCAACTGACGACGGGCGTGCTCTTCGCGGCGATCTATTCGCTCGGCGCCTGGGGCCGCAACCGCCGGCTGGCCAAGTGGATCCGCGTCGGGATCATCGGCGCGATGTTCCTGTTCATCTTCATCAACCTGACCATCTTCCTGGCGCAGGGTTCCGAGCCGGAGTTCGAGCGCGCCTCTGGCTTTCTCCCGCCGCTGCTGGCCGTGATCGTCAACAGCCTGCTGGTCAACGTGCTGCTGTTCGGCTTCGCCTACTTCTTCGGCGAGACCGCGTGGACGGCCGCGCGGCGTGAGCACCAGCTCGAGCTCCAGGCGGAGCAGCTCCGCGCGTCGCAGGCCGAGACGCGGGAGCTGGCGGTCGCCGATGAGCGACTACGGATCGCCCGCGAGCTGCACGACGTGGTCGCCCACCACGTGTCGGTGATGGGCGTGCAGGCGTCGGCCGGGCGGCGGGTCCTGGAGAAGGACCCGGTCAAAGCGCGCGCGGCGTTGGAGTCGGTCGAGGTGAGTGCCCGCACGGCGGTCGACGAGCTGCGCCGGATGCTGAGCCTGCTGCGGCAGTCGGGCGACGCGGTCGACGCGGCCGGGGGCGGGGTCGACCGTCTCGACGACCTGTTGTCCAATGCCCGTGAGGCGGGCCTGGAGACCAAACTCGGTGTCTACGGGGAGCCGGTCGAGCTGCCGGAGTCGTTGTCGCAGGCGATCTACCGGATCGTCCAGGAGGCCCTGACCAACACCATCAAGCACGCGAGCGCCGCGACGGTCGACGTCCGGATCCGCTACCTGGCCAACGAGGTGGAGATCGACGTGACCGACGACGGCCGATCCGCGGTGGCTGGCCCCCGCACGGGAGGCATGGGCCTGATCGGCATGCGCGAGCGGGCGACGGCCCACGACGGCATCCTCGAAACGGGCCCGGTCGGCGACGGCCCGGGCCGCCGCGGCTTCCGCGTCCGCGCCCGCTTCCCCCTGACCCGCGCGACGGCGCCCGCCACAGAGGTGACGGCGTGA
- a CDS encoding discoidin domain-containing protein, with amino-acid sequence MRRRTLSIRRRSLALAVVGSVALSTVVGLPGSPAAAADDPTRPGWTLLYNESFANPINTGNAPWVRETYAQPFDTIMDDNGQWYRNDYGPAWTTAFNSFRTYRKEFPVGQNGWLTASLSARDWNADGVIETPPSLTREQLGSEWVAKMNVPDHTGGVILRPSQQLPDYYRVEYKLKTIDFGGKRNGSINYGGRINGYSATGCKTQHPWGEGSDSPGWSGDASVPYCEWQDVRAGNYGYNGFHFMSIVDFANPAPRNNHFWHYRRKVLMDSFSQHPDRVGSGTGGRVCDSNTNTYYNYRDGNFNTVNMWISGMPNWNPGRGGLAGNSQWFMTSCSGGVAEQQLSSAAELQPELMPNTFYTFAIERDATGYVLEASGNFARVGQKTLRFHRPFVVNNNPIWHYNVKASEYNGQFNGNLVQNDYNGSTTWPNQWPSGSAYPDWFVIGDLYTNVYEGSASLTDVRLYVPEAVPTGNLALNRPATADSQCAAAEGPAKAVNGSVSGGNADKWCSLGASKWLRVDLQAARQVGRVVLRHSGAGGEKPVWNTRDFDVQVSSDGVAWTTVASPRGNTANVTTHTFSPRSARYLRVNVITPTSDSDRAARVYELEAYAS; translated from the coding sequence ATGCGCAGACGCACACTGTCCATCCGTCGCCGATCGCTGGCCCTCGCCGTGGTGGGGTCGGTCGCGCTGAGCACCGTGGTCGGCCTGCCGGGGTCGCCCGCGGCGGCAGCCGACGACCCCACCCGGCCCGGGTGGACCCTGCTCTACAACGAGAGCTTCGCCAACCCCATCAACACCGGAAACGCGCCCTGGGTACGCGAAACCTACGCGCAGCCGTTCGACACCATCATGGACGACAACGGTCAGTGGTACCGCAACGACTACGGTCCAGCGTGGACGACGGCGTTCAACTCGTTCCGCACCTATCGCAAGGAGTTCCCGGTCGGGCAGAACGGCTGGCTGACCGCCTCGCTCTCGGCGCGCGACTGGAACGCCGACGGCGTCATCGAGACGCCCCCGTCGCTGACCCGGGAACAGCTGGGCAGCGAGTGGGTGGCCAAGATGAACGTGCCCGACCACACCGGCGGAGTCATCCTGCGGCCGTCGCAGCAGCTGCCCGACTACTACCGGGTCGAATACAAGCTGAAGACGATCGACTTCGGTGGGAAGCGCAACGGCTCCATCAACTACGGCGGGCGGATCAACGGCTATTCCGCCACGGGCTGCAAGACCCAGCATCCGTGGGGTGAGGGGTCCGACAGCCCGGGCTGGAGCGGTGACGCGTCCGTGCCGTACTGCGAATGGCAGGATGTCCGGGCCGGGAACTACGGCTACAACGGGTTCCATTTCATGTCCATCGTGGACTTCGCCAACCCGGCGCCGCGCAACAACCACTTCTGGCACTATCGGCGCAAGGTGCTGATGGACTCGTTCTCGCAGCACCCCGACCGGGTCGGCTCGGGCACCGGTGGGCGGGTCTGCGACTCCAACACCAACACCTACTACAACTACCGCGACGGCAACTTCAACACGGTCAACATGTGGATCAGCGGGATGCCCAACTGGAACCCCGGCCGCGGTGGGCTGGCGGGCAACTCGCAGTGGTTCATGACCTCGTGCTCAGGCGGCGTGGCGGAGCAGCAGCTCTCGTCGGCCGCCGAGCTCCAGCCGGAGCTGATGCCCAACACGTTCTACACGTTCGCCATCGAGCGGGATGCGACCGGCTACGTGCTGGAGGCCAGCGGCAACTTCGCCCGGGTCGGCCAGAAGACGCTGCGGTTCCACCGGCCGTTCGTGGTCAACAACAATCCGATCTGGCACTACAACGTCAAGGCGAGCGAATACAACGGGCAGTTCAACGGCAACCTGGTGCAGAACGACTACAACGGCAGCACGACGTGGCCCAACCAGTGGCCGTCCGGGTCCGCGTACCCCGACTGGTTCGTGATCGGTGACCTCTACACCAACGTGTACGAGGGCAGCGCGAGCCTGACCGACGTGCGGCTCTACGTGCCGGAGGCGGTGCCGACCGGCAACCTGGCGCTGAACCGGCCGGCGACGGCCGACAGCCAGTGCGCGGCGGCCGAGGGTCCGGCCAAGGCGGTCAACGGCTCGGTGTCCGGTGGCAACGCCGACAAGTGGTGCTCGCTCGGCGCCTCGAAGTGGCTGCGGGTCGACCTGCAGGCGGCGCGTCAGGTGGGGCGGGTGGTGCTGCGGCACTCCGGGGCCGGTGGTGAGAAGCCGGTCTGGAACACGCGGGACTTCGACGTGCAGGTCAGCTCCGACGGGGTGGCGTGGACCACGGTGGCGTCGCCGCGGGGCAACACGGCGAACGTGACGACCCATACCTTCAGCCCCCGGTCGGCGCGATATCTCCGCGTCAACGTGATCACTCCCACGAGCGACTCGGACCGGGCGGCCCGGGTCTACGAGCTGGAGGCGTACGCCTCGTGA
- a CDS encoding substrate-binding domain-containing protein → MRRITGILMAAALAVGVTACGSDDDGGGGGAAAKDSYTIGVANFMLGGPYFSGMDKAIAAQAKKKGNVEIISTDANGDAAKLAANVEDLLSKNVDAVIISGGPLESAPAALAAIKAAGKPVVLVDRKFQTGEYTSWIGPDNEAIGKQNGEFLAQRLTKGGKVAIIKGGPADNSIGLARTNGVKAALQGKAGITLVEAPDFGGWSSDGGLTVMESLLASHPDLVAVFCENDAMCLGAQRAIADAGKAAQIVIAGVDGQTEALKAIADGTNYLVTGLNDADIIGAKGLDRAVEILGGATPEKDTVVDSPMVTKENAKQHMDSGVF, encoded by the coding sequence ATGAGACGGATCACCGGAATACTGATGGCGGCGGCGCTGGCGGTCGGTGTCACCGCCTGCGGCTCGGACGACGACGGCGGCGGTGGCGGGGCGGCGGCCAAGGACTCGTACACCATCGGGGTCGCGAACTTCATGCTCGGCGGGCCCTATTTCAGCGGCATGGACAAGGCGATCGCGGCCCAGGCCAAGAAGAAGGGCAACGTCGAGATCATCAGCACGGACGCCAACGGCGACGCCGCCAAGCTCGCCGCCAACGTCGAGGACCTGCTGAGCAAGAACGTCGACGCCGTCATCATCTCGGGCGGACCGCTGGAGTCGGCGCCAGCCGCGCTGGCCGCCATCAAGGCCGCCGGCAAGCCCGTCGTGCTGGTCGACCGCAAGTTCCAGACGGGCGAGTACACGAGCTGGATCGGGCCCGACAACGAGGCGATCGGCAAGCAGAACGGCGAGTTCCTGGCCCAGCGGCTGACCAAGGGCGGCAAGGTTGCCATCATCAAGGGCGGGCCGGCCGACAACAGCATCGGCCTGGCGCGCACCAACGGTGTCAAGGCCGCCCTGCAGGGCAAGGCCGGCATCACCCTGGTCGAGGCGCCGGACTTCGGCGGCTGGAGCTCCGACGGCGGGCTGACCGTCATGGAGAGCCTGCTGGCCAGCCACCCCGACCTGGTCGCCGTGTTCTGCGAGAACGACGCGATGTGCCTGGGCGCGCAGCGGGCGATCGCCGATGCCGGCAAGGCTGCGCAGATCGTCATCGCGGGTGTCGACGGGCAGACCGAGGCGCTCAAGGCGATCGCGGACGGCACCAACTACCTGGTCACCGGGCTCAACGACGCCGACATCATCGGCGCCAAGGGGCTCGACCGGGCCGTCGAGATCCTCGGCGGCGCTACGCCGGAGAAGGACACCGTCGTCGACTCGCCGATGGTGACCAAGGAGAACGCGAAGCAGCACATGGACTCCGGCGTGTTCTGA